A single genomic interval of Mauremys reevesii isolate NIE-2019 linkage group 24, ASM1616193v1, whole genome shotgun sequence harbors:
- the LOC120390111 gene encoding mucin-2-like, translating into MVSFILCLLPALLATTNAEAVILTCDTCFGQTETCDFAPGTCQVNKATGGCLSVAEDIKLGGSQNTNFYKECLSNYKSDIEVPISFTVGNGNYVRINTTRCNTDNCNSAVPGMPKGSTTANGLQCPTCFALNFAVCNSSVTPCTGDETYCMDFTGFLYRGSSPSPFQAKGCTTASPQVIKPGAILTTALYTFDFFWGASVPAEKIPTNPPSTTAASLETTSLAPNKTTTTLPATTTTTTTPSATITTPETTTTTPATTDTTANTTTTPETTTTTPATTNTTANTTTTPETTTTTPPTTDTTPNATTTTPETTTTTPATTDSTPKTTTTPNKITTTANTTTTTSATTDTTTNTITPLNKTTTIPKITPTPTTTTTTTKPTTPPKTNTSPKPALPTQTTRSGASPALGKFSFTLYLPGLTGLLLVKLLS; encoded by the exons ATGGTTTCCTtcatcctctgcctcctccctgctctcctaGCTACAACTAATGCAGAAG CTGTGATCCTGACATGTGACACGTGCTTTGGTCAAACGGAGACCTGCGATTTTGCTCCAGGAACCTGCCAAGTCAACAAGGCTACCGGTGGCTGCCTCTCCGTGGCGGAAGATATTAAATTGG GTGGGTCACAGAACACGAACTTCTACAAAGAGTGTCTGAGTAACTATAAGAGTGACATAGAAGTCCCCATCTCCTTCACTGTTGGGAATGGCAATTACGTGAGGATCAACACTACACGATGCAACACAGATAATTGTAACTCGGCTGTACCTGGAA TGCCGAAGGGGAGCACCACCGCGAACGGGCTGCAGTGCCCAACCTGCTTCGCTCTGAATTTTGCTGTCTGCAACAGCTCAGTCACCCCTTGTACCGGGGATGAGACCTACTGCATGGATTTCACTGGGTTTCTATACAGAG GTTCATCTCCTTCGCCATTTCAAGCAAAAGGCTGCACTACAGCGTCTCCTCAGGTCATTAAACCTGGAGCCATCCTGACTACGGCACTGTACACATTTGACTTTTTTTGGGGGGCCTCTGTTCCGGCGGAGAAAATACCCACCAACCCCCCATCCACAACTGCTGCCTCTCTAGAAACAACCAGCCTCGCCCCTAATAAAACCACTACCACACTCCCTGCTACAaccaccaccactaccacccCCAGCGCAACCATCACTACCCctgaaacaaccaccaccactccTGCTACAACCGACACCACCGCCAACACAACCACCACCCctgaaacaaccaccaccactccTGCTACAACCAACACCACCGCCAACACAACCACCACCCctgaaacaaccaccaccactccTCCTACTACCGACACCACCCCCAATGCAACCACCACTACCCCcgaaacaaccaccaccactccTGCTACAACCGACAGCACCCCCAAGACAACTACCACCCCTAACAAAATCACCACCACCGCCAACACAACCACCACCACTTCTGCTACTACTGACACCACTACCAACACAATCACCCCCCTCAAT AAAACCACCACCATCCCCAAAATAACACCCACCcctacaaccaccaccaccaccaccaaacccACTACTCCACCCAAAACAAACACCTCACCCAaacctgccctccccacccaaacaACCCGCAGTGGGGCCAGCCCGGCGCTGGGGAAATTCTCCTTCACCCTCTACCTGCCTGGCCTGACTGGGCTGCTGCTGGTGAAGCTGCTCTCCTGA